The sequence GCATCGCGGATCTCGCCACGGAGATCGCCTTCGCGAAGTCGTTCGTGTACGACGTGGCCGAACGGATCGATGCCGGGCAGGAAGACAACCTCAACCGCGAAGGGTCGATGGCTAAGCTGAAATGTACCGAAATCGCGAAGAAGACCGCACTCGAGGCGATGCAGATGATGGGTGGCTACGGCTATACCCGCGAATACGGCATGGAAGAACAGGTTCGCCGGTCTCTGGCTCCGCCTATCTACGGCGGTACCAACGAGATTCAGCGCGAAATCATCAGCAAGAGCCTGGGCCTGTAGCCCTCGTTCCCGACCATAGGACCATTCCATGACCACTTCTCCCTTCCGTCCCGACGCCCTCGCCGGCAAGCGCGTGCTGATCACCGGCGGCGGCACCGGGCTCGGCCGCGGCGTCGCCCGACACCTCGTCGATCACGGAGCCGAAGTCCACCTGTGGGGCCGTCGGCCCGCTGTCCTCGAGGAAGCCGCGGCGGAGGCGTCCGTCTCCCGCCCGGGCTCGGTCCACTGGCAGACCGTCGATGTCCGCAAGGCTGACCTCGTATCGGCGGCCATGGACGAGATCTGGACGCTTCACGGACCACTGACCGGCGTCATCAACAACGCCGCCGCGAACTTCATCGCCCCCACCGAATCGCTCAGCGCACGCGCCTTCGAGGCCGTCACCTCCACCGTGATGAACGGGTCCTTCAATACCACCCACGCCGCGGGCCGCCGCTGGATCGAAGGCGGTAACAAGGGCGTCGTCTTGTCCACCCTTACCACTTGGGTGTGGAGCGGATCCGCGTTCGTCGTTCCGTCCGCGATGGCGAAAGCTGCCGTGCACTCGATGACGATGTCGCTCGCGGTCGAGTGGGCCCGATACGGCATCCGCCTCAACGCACTCGCCCCCGGACCGATCCCGACCGACTACGCATGGGAAATGCTCAACCCCACCGACAAGAGTGCAGTCGGTGCAACGCAGGCCGACCAGGTGCCGATGGGCCGAATGGGCACGATGGAAGAACTTGCCAACCTCACCACCTTCCTCCTGTCGGACGCCTGCGACTACCTCACCGGCCAGACCATCGCGATGGACGGCGGTCAGATGCTCGCCGGCCCCGGCACTTTCGCCGGTCTGACATCGATGACCAACGAGGACTGGGCCACCGCCCGGGAGAAGAGCAAGGCCGCCAGCGAAGCAGCAAAGGCGCAGCGCGGAGTCTGACCCCACATACGAGGCCTGCCTGCCGGTGACGACGAGGTCCCGGCGGGCAGGCCTCTTCTGTGTGACCCTCGTTCCACTTCGCACCTACCGTTCAGGAGAGACATGATGGTCGAGAACATCGCCGCCCCTCCGTTCATCGCGACCGGCGTCGAAGCGCTGTTCCAGGTAGCACCCGTGACCGGCGACGGCGCCCACGGCAGGTCGGAAATGCCGACCGGACCGTGGCTGTCCGACCAGCGCGGACTGCCCTGCCGTGGCGCTCTCGGTGTTCTGATGGACGACGTGACAGGCTATCCGATCACCGCGCGATGTCCGGCCGGACACTGGTCCGTCACAACGGAATTACACATCGACTTCACCTGCAATCCACCGCTCGACGGATCGATCCTGCAGGCCGACAGCCAAGTCGTCACGACAGATCCGGTCGGCGGTCTGGCGAGCGGCCGAATCGTAGACGAGAACGGGCGGGTCGTTGCCCTCGGAAGCGCCCGCTTGCGATTCGTCGCGGCAGCCTCACCGTCGGGATCCGTATCCGACGACGTCAACCGCTCTCGAGCGAACGCATCCTCGATCATCGAACTCCTCGGCGCCCACCACCGCCGAGACAACGCTTGCGCCGGCCTGGAACTAGACCCGTCGGATTCGCTCTGCAATCCGCTCGGAAACGTTCACGGCGGCGTCCTTCTGTGTGCATCCGAGATCGCCGGCCACTCCGCGGTGGCGCCACACGCCGATTTCCAGACGACGTCGATTGCGATGACATTCGTACGGCCCAGCCCTGGGACCGAGCCGATCACCTTCGCACCCCGGGTGGTCTACCGCGGCCGCAGCTTTGCCGTCATTCACGTCGTCGGACGCAATCGAACCGGAAAGACCTGCACCACAGCGACGGTCACGTGCCATCGCACCTGATCCGATACGACTGAGGCGGTCGGTACTCGCGTACCAACCGCCTCAGTCTCGTCGTCACACTACCGACGGCGCCAATCCCGCGGCGCGGTGGGCGGCGTCGAGGAAAGCCCGCACGAGGTCCCCGTCGCGGTAGTACTGGTCGCCGACTCCGGCGACCGCTCGACGACGTCCGTACTCGTACAGCACCGCCAGCTTCCACAAGGCCAGCGCGGTGTACCAGGGCAGGTTCGACAGGTCGGCTCCCGTGGCGTCCGCGTACCGCTGCGCCAGCTCGTCGCGGGTGGGATACCCCTCCTCGAGCACGGCTACAGCGAGATCCTCGGTCGGTGTGCGTTCCTCCCCCTCGACGGGATACGACGCGAGGAAGTATCCGAGGTCGAACAGGGGGTCACCGATCGTCGCCAACTCCCAGTCCAGCACTGCAGCAATGCGTCCTGGCGAATCGGGAGCGAGGATGACGTTGCCGATGCGATAGTCGTTGTGGATGATCGCCGCACCGGACTCTGCGGGCACGTGAGCGGCGAGCCAGGAGTCGATCTCCGCAAACTCCGGCGGCGGTGTTCCGTCCTCCGCTGCCACCAGTTTGCCCATGCGGCGCAGGTGACGCTCGTTGAACCCGTCGGGCCGGCCGATGTCCTCCAGACCGGCCGCCTGCCAGTCCACTGCGTGCAGTGCGGCGAGAGTGTCGATCAATGCCTCGCCGATCCGGCGACGATCCGCGGGGGCGCTCAACGCCGGCGGTGTCTCGGTAGTGACCACCGGACCGGGAACGTACTCCATCACGTAGAACGGGACATCGAGCACGTCACCGGTCTGTCCGACGGCGAGGACGTCCGCCACCGGCACGCCACTGCCGGCGAGGGCGCCGACAAGGCGCGCCTCCCGCAGCATGTCGTGGGCGCCCGCCGGGACGGGTGGCGGAGGCGGTCGTCGGACGATCACCTGACGAACCCCGTCGGAGACGAGGAACGTCAGGTTGGAATGCCCGTCGCCGATGCGCGCAGTCGTGAGCGGTCCTTCGGTGATCCCGCGCTCGCGCAGGAACGTCTCCAGCGCACCGAGCGTGTCGGGGGTCCATTCCCAGGTCATGCGCTCGCCTCCATCCGTGTGGTCATTTGCCGATTCCTACTGTCCGGTGAAGCGTGGCGCCCGCTTCTCCTTGAAGGCGGCGAGCGCCTCCGGCATGTCTGCGCAGCGGGTGAGCAACGCCTGACCCCGGTTCTCCAATTCCAGTGCCGCCGCATACGACGTCACTTCCTGGTTCCGCTGCAGCGCACGCTTCGACATGCGAATGCCGCCAGGCGAATTCGAAGCGATCGCCTCGGCCACCGCGATGGCCTCGTCGAACAGATCCTCACTGGGGACTACCCGGTTTGCCAGCCCGATCCGGGCAGCCTCCTCGGCGCCGACGAAACGCGCGGTGTACGCGATCTCCGCCGCCCGACCCGGTCCGACGAGCCGGGTGAGCTTCCACGACGTGCCGAGTTCCCCGACGGACAATCCGACCTTGACGAACGCCGCGTTGAACTTCGCGGTCGGCGCCACGAGGCGGATGTCTGCGGCGAGCGCGAGAGCCAGCCCACCGCCCGCCGCGGCACCGTGAATCGCCGCGATAACCGGGAACGGCAGGTGGTACAAAGCCGCCAGCCCACCGGTCGCGGTCTCCTGGAACTTCAGGAAATCACGCACACCCATTTCGGTGATGACGTGGATTTCGTCCAGATCGAACCCGGCACAGAACGACTGCTCGCCCGCTCCCCGAATGATCAGCGCCCGCGCATCGGTGTCGCGCAACGCGTACGCGGCAGTGTTGAACTCAGTGAACATCTTGACCGTCATCGAGTTCATTCGGTCGGGTCGATTGATCGTGAGGACCGCGATCTTGCCCTCGAGTACCTCGAGGGTGAGGGTCTCCAGCTGCGGCGGCACGTAGTTGCTCAGCACCGCCGCATTCTCCCGCACTTCGGTCT comes from Rhodococcus oxybenzonivorans and encodes:
- a CDS encoding SDR family oxidoreductase, which gives rise to MTTSPFRPDALAGKRVLITGGGTGLGRGVARHLVDHGAEVHLWGRRPAVLEEAAAEASVSRPGSVHWQTVDVRKADLVSAAMDEIWTLHGPLTGVINNAAANFIAPTESLSARAFEAVTSTVMNGSFNTTHAAGRRWIEGGNKGVVLSTLTTWVWSGSAFVVPSAMAKAAVHSMTMSLAVEWARYGIRLNALAPGPIPTDYAWEMLNPTDKSAVGATQADQVPMGRMGTMEELANLTTFLLSDACDYLTGQTIAMDGGQMLAGPGTFAGLTSMTNEDWATAREKSKAASEAAKAQRGV
- a CDS encoding enoyl-CoA hydratase/isomerase family protein is translated as MTQTEVRENAAVLSNYVPPQLETLTLEVLEGKIAVLTINRPDRMNSMTVKMFTEFNTAAYALRDTDARALIIRGAGEQSFCAGFDLDEIHVITEMGVRDFLKFQETATGGLAALYHLPFPVIAAIHGAAAGGGLALALAADIRLVAPTAKFNAAFVKVGLSVGELGTSWKLTRLVGPGRAAEIAYTARFVGAEEAARIGLANRVVPSEDLFDEAIAVAEAIASNSPGGIRMSKRALQRNQEVTSYAAALELENRGQALLTRCADMPEALAAFKEKRAPRFTGQ
- a CDS encoding PaaI family thioesterase, coding for MMVENIAAPPFIATGVEALFQVAPVTGDGAHGRSEMPTGPWLSDQRGLPCRGALGVLMDDVTGYPITARCPAGHWSVTTELHIDFTCNPPLDGSILQADSQVVTTDPVGGLASGRIVDENGRVVALGSARLRFVAAASPSGSVSDDVNRSRANASSIIELLGAHHRRDNACAGLELDPSDSLCNPLGNVHGGVLLCASEIAGHSAVAPHADFQTTSIAMTFVRPSPGTEPITFAPRVVYRGRSFAVIHVVGRNRTGKTCTTATVTCHRT
- a CDS encoding phosphotransferase family protein; translation: MTWEWTPDTLGALETFLRERGITEGPLTTARIGDGHSNLTFLVSDGVRQVIVRRPPPPPVPAGAHDMLREARLVGALAGSGVPVADVLAVGQTGDVLDVPFYVMEYVPGPVVTTETPPALSAPADRRRIGEALIDTLAALHAVDWQAAGLEDIGRPDGFNERHLRRMGKLVAAEDGTPPPEFAEIDSWLAAHVPAESGAAIIHNDYRIGNVILAPDSPGRIAAVLDWELATIGDPLFDLGYFLASYPVEGEERTPTEDLAVAVLEEGYPTRDELAQRYADATGADLSNLPWYTALALWKLAVLYEYGRRRAVAGVGDQYYRDGDLVRAFLDAAHRAAGLAPSVV